Sequence from the Panicum virgatum strain AP13 chromosome 5N, P.virgatum_v5, whole genome shotgun sequence genome:
ttcttctatccTTTTCCTTAGTTCTAGCTCTTCTCGCTGCAGATCACACCTTTCCTTCTCTGCATCCATTTTAATTTGAAGCCTTTTCATCTCTATTGCAATTCTCTCATCATtgcgttctttttttttcaactctTTCAGCTCTTCAACCTCTTTCTTCTTAACCCACAAATTCTCCATTGCATCCATGTAAAGATTTTCTCCAGGAGACATGGGATTTTTATCTTTGCGTTGCCGCTCTTTCTCCTTCTTTCTACCATCTGGCCTTGCATTGGTAGCATCTGTAGACTGACTGGCACCCTCCTCTTGAGCAGCAACACCACTTGCATTGGCTGCAGGAGTAGAGGTTCTAGGACTTGAATTGGAGGATGTCTTTTGTTTCTTATTAGCACATGCCTCATGCCATTTCTGTTCATGCTTCAAGATATTCCAACAATGCAGCAAAGTGAATgatttctcttcctcttttttcaATACAtcacaagcttgcagtacctaCACAAGTGGTACATGTGTTAGAAATTATACAGAGCCCATATTTATTTTCAGCCAATCGAAAGATTCTAAACAAATTTATACCTTATCTTGCTCTGTCGTTCCGCTTTGGGCCCTTCTTTGAACTTGACCATACCATCCACAGAATTTGTTGACCATCTCTAGGATAATACCCCAACGGTGAGTGAGAGAATTGCAGTTGCGGTCACTATCAAATTCCTTGTGCAAATGATAGTAGTCATGAATTCTTTCCCAATAGGTGGCACGAGGCTGGTCAATGCCTTGACTGCATCCATGCTAATTTCTAGCCATGCTGCCACTAACAAATTGTCCTCTTGAACACTAAAATTTCTGGTTCTCTTTTTATTACCTTTCAACACAGGACTAGCTTCCACCTCAACAACTGCTTCCTCCACCACCATCTGGTCCACTTGTGGACTTGGAAATTGGCAGCCATCCCACTCTAGATCAGCACTGCTGCCCACTCCATTTTGGTCCAACAGGTTCGAGAAGAAATCCATGTCCCTTCCTGCATTGCAAACACATGATGCATTAATCAAGTTGGAAGACCATCCTTTTCAGCATTGCAAACACATCATGTACGAATCTAATTGAGATTCAAAATGAACAACAGTGAGTAGTTAAAAGGGAGAGCATGATACATGGAACATGACTAGCCTCGCTAGGAAAACAGCAAGCATGGGATAAACAGGATCTCGTGTGCAAATCTATCAGATATATAAGATGAATAAATCTTTCCAACATTCATAATAGTGTAATTcatgaaagaaaggaaaacaatAAGCAGTAACCTTTTGAAAGTGCAGAAATGCATAAACTGCTGACATAAACTTTTGTGCATGATTTCCTCCTGTGAGAACAAACTGTGTTTGATCACTCAATAAAtaagcacatgaatatgcatGCGAACCACTGAACCAGCAGCGCGTCAGCTGTCAGCACATCGATCTGCAGTGGGTCAGCATCAGGAATCCACCAACAGCAACCAACGGAGGAGGCGGGGGAGCAGCGGGAATTTTACCGCCGAAGCGCGGCCGCATATCGAAGCCTCTCGAGCGCAGGGATGGAGGCGGGGCGCAGCCGTTTCGCCGCACGCGAGAGGGAAGCGAGTGAGCGCTAGCCTCAGGGGCCACGAATCCCGCTCCCTAGCGGCAGGGCCTCGGCGCGCGCGGAGCGGGGGGCCGGCGTGGCTCCGGCTACGGCGGGCGTGTACATCCGGCGGCCGAACCGCTCGATTCGGCCGTCCGCTGCCACCAGCGACCTTCCTCTCTCACCCTAGATCTAGTTCgcagatgaaaaaaaaacagaagggGACGACGGGGAGGAGGCATACCTGGCGGAAATGGCGTTTGTGCCAGCGCGGGAAGGGGCGGCCGTTGCGCCTCGACTCGGACAAGAGGCCCCGGAGAGCTCCGCGCCGGCGCGGGAGGCGGAGCAGCTGGGGCAGTTGGCGGATGAGAGAGCTACTTTCTCTCTCCTACATCTGGGAGGTCGCTGGCGGAAATGAGGGCTCTCTCATCCGTCGGGAGTCGGATGAGAGTTTCGTTGGAGC
This genomic interval carries:
- the LOC120675410 gene encoding glutathione S-transferase T2-like; the protein is MVNKFCGWYGQVQRRAQSGTTEQDKVLQACDVLKKEEEKSFTLLHCWNILKHEQKWHEACANKKQKTSSNSSPRTSTPAANASGVAAQEEGASQSTDATNARPDGRKKEKERQRKDKNPMSPGENLYMDAMENLWVKKKEVEELKELKKKERNDERIAIEMKRLQIKMDAEKERCDLQREELELRKRIEEKKWKQRRKGLICSEKS